The sequence CTTATAGTCCAACATCTAACACCAAGACCTATCATTAACCAATAGAATAACTTGTCCAGGCAGAGATTTTGATAGACCAACTTCAACTAGAATGTGGGAAAAATAAATGTGACCCATGTTTTTGGACTTAGAGTCCATTCTCAAGAATTTTCTTAAATTATTATCAATAACCACATAGGCTTCATCACAGTAGAAGTGAAGATGAAGATAAGATAATCTTATTGAGACCACAAAATATCAGTACTATCATTGAAGGGGTTGAAATACAAATTCCAAGGAAAAACAAAGAGTGCATGAGAATCCCACATCAAAGTATCATTGTGTAGCATATCATGACCATCACCTGCATAATCAAAGATAACCACAAAAAAACATCTAATAGAAGGGTAAATCTCTATTTTACCCTAGATCAAAAGAGAGCATACCTCAAAAATCTAGTAATGAAAATTAGGAAGAGAAGGCCAAAAACTATAAAACCTATAGATTGAACCATTTCTAGAAAAAAGAATCTTGCAATCAATCGCAACTTGTCCAAGATTAATCACAACAACAACAGAAGAATAGCAAACAATCCTCTTGACAAAACCACTCACCCTCTTAGAAGCACTAAAAGTGGCATGGATAGAGGCCTGCACCACATCAATGAATGAAATGTGGTCAAAGGATGTAGCACATATAAACGGTTTTGGTAGGACAACACCAAAACAAGATGAACTAGTAGAATCCACTATTCTCACACGAGCAACAAGAAGAACAATCTCAGTTGACCTAGAAGGTAGATGAGACACCATAAAACCAGCAGGGTAAAATCCTTGCAACAAAAATAGGGCTAGATGATTCACCTTGAAAAAAAGAAGTCTTTCCATGCAGAGAAGTCTTCCCTAGCAAACCAAGGACCTCCACTAGATTCAAGATAGGTAAATTAATTTGTTGGATGTTAATTGTGAGAATTTTTTTAGGTTattttatgtgaatggttgagatAAAAAATGTGATGAACCCTTTTTTAGGTTATTTTCTTAATTGTGATATTATTGAACAGTCAAAGGTTGAAATATGAAAATCAAAGATGAATGATGAATATTAATGACGAATGAATATAGTTGATAAATGCAGGGATGAAGTTTTGTTGGAATGCATGTGGATGGGGTACAAGAAATAATTAATGTAAGGGTGATTTTAGTTTTAACTTTTGTATTGTATTGATTTTTACATCTTGATTCAAACTTAAGACTTGATATTGAAAATGTCAATTAGGTGCATTGATTAGAAATTAGTTTTCTTGTTAACACTTTCACTTTTATAAAGTAAGTAAGATGACATATAATGTGGATTGACTAACTAAACAAAAATCTAATTTTCACGCCTCCTCCTACTGTGCCTTCACATAGATCCCatttcaattttagaaaaatatgaaGCCCTTCTTTTGCTTCTATATCACTTTTGGCTAGTTTGTTTTACATATATTCTATAGTAATTTATTTTCCTCCACTTTTAGTTTCatgatgaccattgtcttcatcattggaAAGGTTTGATAAATTTTTGGTGAATTTAGAATCTTTTGCCAGGTTTTTTCATGAGAAGATACCCTTGGAAAAGTTAGATTTATTAATGTTTCAACAAATTGAAAGATgaaatacctttttttttttttttctaattttgttgTATCAGTTTGAAAGAGATATCCAATTTGTTTTTCTTCTAGcttattcttggaaatattaacaTCATTATAATGGACATTAAGGAATTGTTTTCATAGCATTTCCATTTTTATTGGATAAAAATTTCTATCCACATCTAAACATGTGCATTTAGCTCTAGAATCAAGGATGGAAATGTTGTGTTGACTTGGCATTTGATTTATATGTTAcaattagataattaattaatttgatctAATGTGCATCTTAGAATGTGTATTAACTTGACATTTTATTTATTTGCCATAATTagatattttctttttttcttttttcctaatATGCTTCTTAGAATATGTATTATTTCATACGCTAATGCAAATAAATTTTAAACACCATGAGCTTGATGTTGACTAGTGTGAACCTATTTTGATGTGTAGAATTGATTGGAACACACATAACCAATTTGATGGAAAGTGTAGCTAAAGGTTTGTTAATCTTCATGTTTTGGTAATTTAAAAGTAtcaagagagtgtttagagaaaAAAATTGAGAATAGATGAATGGGTTGTTGGAGGTCAAACACTTTGATTTATTgaataaacaataacaaaaaagatcaaaatcaacatttctaaaaatataaataatCTATTATGATAacgaatattttattcaattttttattttataaaattaaagTACTTTAATTCATAAATATACACCTCTAAATACATGACATAACAACATATCACATCattaaataaaatgcataacatatcACAACATGAAAACTAACTTGGTACGTTTTGAAGCTTTAGTATTCATGGACCATTTCAATGCTCATTGAAATTGAGATAGATCAATCCTAAACCAtatctatatttattttttattaaagacCTAGAGGGCCATACTTGTTTTGCCTCTATTTCTAAGATAATTCTACCTATATGTAGGGACATAAGCTGCTTAATACAAAGATGAAATCAAGAGTCCCATATTGGACCAAAAGCTGGAATTCCCGCGGTTTTGCATCCATTCACCACGTCTCTGCTCCCACTCGGATTACTCGTCACTATCACAACTTCTGCTCCCCACTTTTTCACTGCTTCCACTGTCATCTGCGGTACGTTTGGACGACCCAGAAAAGCTGTGTCGTGAATAATCCTCTTTTCATAAGGGTAGCTCTTGATCCATTTCACAATGTCCCCTCCAAAGTTTTTCTCCATCTCTTTGGCCACCCAAATGACATACACCTCTGCTGGGCAAGCCTGCATCAAGAAAGACAGAAACACACAGATGCCCGACCCTGTGGCCACCACAACCACTTTCTTGTACATGTTTATCAGATAAGGCAGCCCTGCAAATTTAACACAACGAGTATACAAATATTTTGGCGGATCAGATACCAAACTTTTAGTAAAATCTCCCACAGCTCCGGCGAGCATCATGTGTTCATCTTTCCCGTCGGAGATTAATCCAAACGCATGCCAGTCTGAGAGTGGAGATCTACTGATGCGCCCGAGAAGGCCCGCTCTGATCCCGCCGGAGAATTTTATCAAACTAGCGTGACCGGAAGCAGACGATACTTGCACTGGAACTTTCCTCACTGTTAGCCATGGCAGGATTATGAGAAAGGTGATGACTATAGTGAACCAGAAATCCTGCTTCTTGACAAGTTCCGAGCCACGCAACTGGTAAGATTTGTGGGCAGGAGTGTAAGCGGCAGTGAGTATAACGAAAACCCAAAGCAAAGCGAGAGCAATCCAGCCCGCAAAACGATGGAATCCTTCGAAGACATTGTGGTGTAAGTGTCGGACCAGAGGGAATGCTGCGAGTGAGCTTATCACCAGAAGCCCCAGTATGGCCCATGCCACGCCTCTTATCACCGGGGAGGTGGTCTCAGGGTGAGGAAAAGTTTGCAACAGGGAATAAATCAACCACATGATGGAGGAAATACCACAGCCGCTGTGAACTCCTCCTAAGCACTGAAGGAACGATGTTGTGGCGATCTTGATAGGGAGTGGAACCCATGACCTTCCTAAAACCTTCACTGATACCCAGAACACGCATCTAAGAAAGGCCTCGTTTCGGCACAATACTAATGCTAGAATATTCCCTACTGAAAAAAGAGCAGCTTCTTTCCTAGCGTATGGAAAATGACCGGTGGCAGCCAAAATGAAGGCAGTTGAATTGAGTGCAAGGGAGAGAAGGAATAGACGCTTGTAAACAGTAAAAAGACCCTGATCCAGCAGTATCACCCACATACGGGATTCACCCGGCTTGGGTGCTTGTGATGGCTTCTTGGAAGGAACTTTGATAAAAGTGGGcggtgggacaaggttatcctctTGTGGGAAACTATAGAGGCTTATTGCATCCAGCTCAGTCTGTTGCTCAACGTCATCTTCATCGCCTTCAATTTCCAAATCACAGAAATGGCTACTGGAGCGAACACTCTGTGATTTTTGGAAGATCATAGATTCATGGCTGGGGAAAACCTTGTGGGAAGACACACTACGACAGCTTGAAGACTTATCCAAAGCAGCCATTTCCTAAGCACTAACACAAAAACTATATTACCGAAGACACTAACGTAAACTAAAGTAATAGACCGCAAATTCAAAAACTCACAAAGCCTATACATTCGACAACTTTATGATCTGATATTTATAGTTAAATCGACAGTCAAATCGGTCATTGGTTGGCAAGGTATtggaaaatattaataaataatcgAAATAATAGTCCCAAGTGATGTCGATCTCAAGGTTTACGCGTCCACTCATTACAAATGCTATGTGCGCTCATCCCTCGACGTCCACATATGTCAGTGAATATGGAAGTGTAGTTTATATAATGACATAACTCCTAGTGTCAACGATATTATGATCACTTTTGTGCCCATTTTATAGTGACAATATTTTTTCTTAACATTATGAGTCGGTAGAGTTCGGTTCAATTTAAATATTGTTCTCCACTACTTTCTAGAATTTTTTTGTGGGTCTTCCATAATCTGAGACCGTAGATTGTGGCTTCCAGTAtttatgaaaatccttttcactaagaatcatgggtattttggaaaaaaaataggTCTAATTTGCGTGGGACGGCTTTTGAAACCCTATCCTGTGGCCAACTAAATTTGAAATTCTTACATAGATCGTACGTTTCAGAAATTATGAATGCATTGAATTATGTCAGACTCCCATTAACTTTAAGAAAGTTCGGTTATGAAGAAGTTTACGAATTTCAATTAAGTTCGACGCACTAAAAGTCATCTTTGAATGAATTCTGATCTATTTCTTGTCTGAAGTGAAAAATTTGGCCAGTCTTCGATGTTTGACAGACGAACAACGACAGGTTATCATGGATTAGAGTGTACTACTGAAAAATTAAAGAAATTACATTTTATCGTGTAAATCTTAGTAGTAAATCGTAGTACTCTTAATATTAAATGATTTTAATTGTACTATTAAGAGTGTAGTactaaaaaattaaagaaattataaggtgaaaaaaaataaaaacattatacATGGATTAGAGTGTACTACTGAAAAATTAAAGAAACTATATTTTATTGTGTAAATCTTAGTAGTAAATCGTAGTACTCTTAATATTAAATGATTTTAATTGTACTACTAAGAGTGTagtactaaaaaattaaaaaaattataaggtgagaaaaaataaaaacattatacATGTATTTGAAGGGCTTGTTAATTTAAATTTTAGGTCTCTTACT is a genomic window of Cryptomeria japonica chromosome 7, Sugi_1.0, whole genome shotgun sequence containing:
- the LOC131039811 gene encoding adenylate-forming reductase 06235 is translated as MAALDKSSSCRSVSSHKVFPSHESMIFQKSQSVRSSSHFCDLEIEGDEDDVEQQTELDAISLYSFPQEDNLVPPPTFIKVPSKKPSQAPKPGESRMWVILLDQGLFTVYKRLFLLSLALNSTAFILAATGHFPYARKEAALFSVGNILALVLCRNEAFLRCVFWVSVKVLGRSWVPLPIKIATTSFLQCLGGVHSGCGISSIMWLIYSLLQTFPHPETTSPVIRGVAWAILGLLVISSLAAFPLVRHLHHNVFEGFHRFAGWIALALLWVFVILTAAYTPAHKSYQLRGSELVKKQDFWFTIVITFLIILPWLTVRKVPVQVSSASGHASLIKFSGGIRAGLLGRISRSPLSDWHAFGLISDGKDEHMMLAGAVGDFTKSLVSDPPKYLYTRCVKFAGLPYLINMYKKVVVVATGSGICVFLSFLMQACPAEVYVIWVAKEMEKNFGGDIVKWIKSYPYEKRIIHDTAFLGRPNVPQMTVEAVKKWGAEVVIVTSNPSGSRDVVNGCKTAGIPAFGPIWDS